The following are encoded together in the Paraburkholderia sp. BL10I2N1 genome:
- a CDS encoding ABC transporter permease, with protein MTAATVLRRDRRPASFYWLSALFALFVLFLYGPTITIFILSFQGPEGGLTFPMRGVSLHWFRQLSRGVGEVDIWGAFARSMKLALVTMVLTVVFSLMAGLAFRRRFLGDGAVFYMSIASLIMPSIIVSLGIGLTFRLLDMGVKTLANAVGWSSFADSYTTSMGLYTSALGAHLTWTLPFGLLVMFAVFNRFNSGWEEAARDLGATPWQQFLHVVLPIIGASVIGVGMFGFTLSWDEIARTSQAIGDANTLPLELQGLTTSVTTPVIYALGTTTTVMSFAVVIVCLLAVRMIARRRRKASLLAAVD; from the coding sequence ATGACCGCTGCCACAGTCTTGCGGCGCGACCGACGTCCTGCGAGCTTCTACTGGCTTTCAGCGCTGTTCGCCCTGTTCGTGCTGTTTCTCTATGGGCCGACCATCACCATTTTCATCCTGTCGTTTCAGGGTCCCGAAGGCGGCTTGACATTCCCGATGCGCGGCGTCTCGCTTCACTGGTTCAGGCAGCTGAGTCGGGGAGTCGGCGAGGTCGACATTTGGGGGGCCTTTGCCCGCTCGATGAAGCTCGCGCTGGTGACGATGGTGCTGACCGTCGTGTTCTCGCTGATGGCCGGTCTCGCCTTTCGCCGGCGTTTCCTCGGCGATGGCGCGGTGTTCTATATGAGCATCGCAAGCCTGATCATGCCTTCGATCATCGTATCGCTCGGCATCGGGCTGACGTTCCGGCTGCTCGACATGGGCGTGAAAACGCTCGCCAACGCGGTAGGCTGGAGCAGCTTCGCGGACAGCTATACGACATCGATGGGACTCTATACATCGGCGCTGGGCGCGCATCTCACCTGGACGTTGCCGTTCGGCCTGCTGGTGATGTTTGCCGTATTCAACCGCTTTAACAGCGGTTGGGAAGAAGCGGCGCGCGATCTCGGCGCGACGCCGTGGCAGCAGTTCCTGCACGTCGTATTGCCGATCATCGGGGCGTCGGTGATCGGTGTCGGGATGTTCGGCTTTACGCTGTCGTGGGACGAGATCGCGCGGACGTCGCAGGCAATCGGCGATGCCAATACGTTGCCGCTGGAATTGCAGGGACTGACGACGTCAGTGACGACGCCGGTGATCTATGCGCTCGGCACTACGACAACGGTGATGTCGTTTGCGGTGGTGATCGTCTGCCTACTCGCCGTGCGCATGATCGCGCGACGTCGGCGCAAGGCAAGTCTGCTGGCGGCCGTTGACTAA
- a CDS encoding MurR/RpiR family transcriptional regulator — protein sequence MSAPNLIPHIRNALASLRPAERKVADMVLSDVDFAMRASITELAQRADVSEPSVTRFCRAVGAHGLRDFKMLLAQSVAGGLPYASTAVARDDDIQTLFDKVSEAAVQGITHARGALEPSAVEAAISAIATARRVYLFGVGSGSGLAVQDAALRFLRLDIAASAFTDGHLQRLYAGLMEPGDVAFAISHSGRSVEVNESIQIAKERGATTIGLTNVGSRLAWLVDIPLLLRVPTPIDPNTPGVSRLVHLCIMDALAIGVALRLGPKTLEKMRHAKARLSQEQEPTPAPGDTP from the coding sequence GTGTCCGCTCCGAACCTGATTCCCCACATCCGCAACGCGCTCGCGTCGCTGCGGCCTGCTGAGCGCAAGGTCGCCGACATGGTGCTGAGCGACGTCGACTTCGCGATGCGCGCGAGCATCACCGAACTCGCGCAGCGCGCCGACGTGTCGGAGCCTTCCGTCACTCGCTTTTGTCGGGCGGTTGGCGCGCATGGATTGCGCGACTTCAAGATGCTGCTCGCGCAGAGCGTGGCGGGCGGATTGCCGTATGCGTCGACGGCCGTTGCGCGTGACGACGATATCCAGACTCTCTTCGACAAGGTCAGTGAGGCCGCCGTGCAAGGCATTACGCACGCGCGCGGGGCGCTCGAACCATCAGCCGTGGAGGCGGCGATCTCGGCGATTGCGACCGCGCGGCGCGTGTATTTGTTTGGCGTCGGTTCGGGGTCGGGGCTTGCGGTGCAGGACGCGGCACTGCGCTTTCTGCGGCTCGACATTGCGGCCAGCGCCTTTACCGACGGTCATCTGCAACGCCTGTACGCGGGCTTGATGGAGCCGGGCGACGTCGCCTTTGCGATTTCGCATTCGGGGCGCAGCGTCGAAGTGAACGAGAGCATCCAGATCGCGAAGGAGCGCGGCGCGACCACCATCGGGCTCACGAATGTCGGCTCGCGGCTTGCATGGCTCGTCGATATTCCGTTGCTGCTGCGTGTGCCGACTCCGATCGACCCGAACACGCCGGGCGTATCGCGGCTCGTGCATCTGTGCATCATGGATGCGCTCGCGATCGGCGTCGCGCTGCGCCTCGGACCGAAGACGCTGGAGAAAATGCGGCACGCCAAGGCGCGGCTGTCGCAGGAGCAGGAGCCGACGCCTGCTCCTGGTGACACGCCCTGA
- the ugpC gene encoding sn-glycerol-3-phosphate ABC transporter ATP-binding protein UgpC has product MAAVQLNGIFKRYGDTQVVHGIDLDIDDGEFVVLVGPSGCGKSTLMRMVAGLEEISGGDLMIGGKRANALAPQERNISMVFQSYALYPHLSVYDNIAFGPRIRKESAERFKPRIEAAAKMLNLGGYLDRLPRALSGGQRQRVAMGRAVVREPSLFLFDEPLSNLDAKLRVQMRTEIKALHQRLKNTVIYVTHDQIEAMTMADRIVVMNAGRIEQIGRPLELYDRPANLFVASFLGSPSMNFAEGTIVQGDRGLALALPDDHVISLPDEAKTLTAPGARVTLGIRPEHIEAGADAQPGVTMEVEVVEPTGAETHLYGTIGGSSWCVTTRQRSKIEPGQRVTLGLPAQHLHLFDTESGRRLA; this is encoded by the coding sequence ATGGCAGCAGTGCAACTGAACGGGATTTTCAAGCGCTACGGCGATACGCAGGTCGTGCACGGCATCGACCTCGATATCGACGATGGCGAATTCGTCGTGCTGGTGGGGCCTTCGGGCTGCGGCAAGAGCACGCTGATGCGCATGGTCGCGGGCCTTGAGGAAATCAGCGGCGGCGATCTGATGATCGGCGGCAAGCGCGCCAATGCGCTCGCGCCGCAGGAGCGCAATATTTCGATGGTGTTCCAGAGCTACGCGCTCTATCCGCATCTGTCGGTGTACGACAATATCGCGTTCGGTCCGCGCATCCGCAAGGAATCGGCGGAGCGGTTCAAGCCGCGCATCGAGGCGGCGGCGAAGATGCTGAACCTCGGCGGGTATCTCGACCGTCTGCCGCGTGCCCTGTCCGGCGGGCAACGGCAGCGCGTGGCGATGGGCCGCGCGGTGGTGCGCGAGCCGTCGCTGTTCCTGTTCGACGAACCGCTGTCGAACCTCGATGCGAAGCTGCGCGTGCAGATGCGCACTGAGATCAAGGCGTTGCATCAACGTCTGAAAAATACGGTGATCTACGTCACGCACGACCAGATCGAAGCGATGACGATGGCCGACCGGATCGTCGTGATGAACGCGGGGCGTATCGAACAGATCGGCCGTCCGCTGGAACTGTACGACCGGCCCGCGAACCTCTTTGTCGCGAGCTTCCTCGGCTCGCCGTCGATGAACTTCGCGGAAGGCACGATCGTGCAGGGTGACCGCGGCCTCGCGCTGGCGTTGCCGGACGATCATGTGATTTCTCTGCCGGATGAAGCGAAGACATTGACCGCACCGGGTGCGCGCGTGACGCTCGGCATCCGGCCGGAGCATATCGAAGCCGGAGCGGACGCTCAGCCGGGCGTGACGATGGAAGTCGAAGTCGTCGAGCCGACTGGCGCAGAGACGCACCTGTACGGGACAATCGGCGGCAGTTCGTGGTGTGTCACGACCCGCCAGCGCTCGAAGATCGAGCCTGGCCAGCGTGTGACGCTCGGGCTGCCCGCTCAACATCTGCATCTGTTCGATACGGAGAGTGGCCGCAGGCTTGCCTGA
- a CDS encoding sugar ABC transporter substrate-binding protein: MSLHARASIALGKLAVALAVAGIATAAHADTVRVTVAHYSDATAPYFEKMAKNFEKANPGTTIKIEDVNWDTLQQKLQTDISGNANADLAIVGTRWLLDFVKDDVAEPLDGYMDAAFKGRFIGPFLAPGQINGKTYGLPIAASARALYYNKDLLASVGYPNGPKTWNDVVDASKKLKAKGVAGFGLQGKEIETDVYYYYALWTHGGDVVGKDGKAAFSSPAGIKAATLYKTMIDEGLTQPGVTGYSREDVQNLFKQGRVAMVISAPFLAKQIKKEAPNLKYGIDPVPVATTPATYAVTDSIVMFKNSKVKKDAWKFLDYLFTKEPRVEFTSTEGFLPTTKAEATDPVFNDPDTKAFIALLPTAHFAPTVTGWEDTAKAVTNSMQSVYLGKAKPADALSEAATQANKALGH; encoded by the coding sequence ATGTCGTTGCATGCACGTGCTTCAATTGCGCTCGGCAAGCTGGCCGTTGCGCTCGCGGTCGCAGGTATCGCTACGGCAGCGCACGCCGATACGGTCCGCGTGACCGTCGCCCACTACAGCGACGCTACCGCACCGTACTTCGAGAAGATGGCGAAGAACTTCGAGAAGGCCAATCCCGGCACGACGATCAAGATCGAAGACGTGAACTGGGACACGCTGCAACAGAAGCTGCAAACGGACATTTCCGGCAACGCCAACGCCGACCTGGCTATCGTGGGCACCCGCTGGCTGCTCGATTTCGTGAAGGACGACGTCGCCGAGCCGCTCGACGGCTACATGGACGCCGCGTTCAAGGGCCGCTTCATCGGCCCGTTCCTCGCCCCGGGGCAGATCAACGGCAAGACGTATGGCCTGCCGATCGCCGCATCGGCGCGTGCGCTCTACTACAACAAGGACCTGCTCGCGTCGGTCGGCTATCCGAACGGCCCGAAGACGTGGAATGACGTGGTCGACGCCTCGAAGAAACTGAAGGCGAAGGGTGTCGCCGGCTTTGGCCTGCAGGGCAAGGAAATCGAAACCGACGTGTACTACTACTACGCGCTGTGGACGCACGGCGGCGATGTGGTCGGCAAGGACGGCAAGGCGGCGTTCAGTTCACCGGCCGGCATCAAGGCCGCGACGCTGTACAAGACGATGATCGACGAAGGCCTCACGCAGCCGGGCGTCACCGGCTACAGCCGCGAAGACGTGCAGAACCTCTTCAAGCAGGGCCGCGTCGCGATGGTCATCTCCGCGCCGTTCCTTGCGAAGCAGATCAAGAAGGAAGCACCGAATCTCAAGTACGGTATCGATCCGGTGCCTGTCGCCACCACGCCTGCAACGTATGCGGTGACCGATTCGATCGTGATGTTCAAGAACTCCAAGGTGAAGAAGGACGCGTGGAAGTTCCTCGACTATCTGTTCACGAAGGAACCGCGCGTCGAGTTCACGAGCACGGAAGGCTTCCTGCCGACGACGAAGGCCGAGGCAACGGATCCGGTGTTCAACGATCCTGACACGAAGGCGTTCATCGCGCTGCTGCCGACGGCCCACTTCGCGCCGACAGTAACGGGCTGGGAAGATACGGCGAAGGCGGTCACCAATTCGATGCAGTCGGTCTACCTTGGCAAGGCGAAACCGGCGGATGCGCTCAGCGAAGCCGCCACGCAGGCGAACAAGGCGCTGGGTCATTGA
- a CDS encoding sugar ABC transporter permease codes for MSRPASLRPPAPWLLIVPSLILALFIISYPIFNIVYQSLHEVSRFGAIRDFTGLRNFFTIFDDPAFLDAMRRTVVWTLFVVGGTVLISVPVALVLNQDFHGRGVARTIIMLPWSVSLTMTAVVWRWAFNDDYGMVNVTLHRLGLIAGPIHWLATPELAFPVEIAVGVLVSIPFTVTILLGGLSSVPGDIYEAARIDGASAWQQFRKLTLPLMRPFINMAILLNVIYVFNSFPIIWVMTQGGPDNGTHILVTYLYELGFRLGRPGEAAAVSLIMLVMLFVFSMVYLRIQPKSSGEAA; via the coding sequence ATGAGCCGTCCTGCTTCTCTGCGCCCACCGGCGCCCTGGTTGCTGATTGTGCCAAGCCTCATCCTGGCGCTCTTCATCATCAGCTATCCGATTTTCAACATCGTGTACCAGTCGCTACACGAGGTGTCGCGCTTTGGCGCGATCCGTGACTTTACGGGCCTGAGAAATTTCTTCACGATCTTCGACGATCCAGCGTTCCTGGATGCCATGCGACGGACGGTCGTATGGACGCTGTTCGTCGTGGGCGGCACGGTGCTGATCTCGGTGCCGGTCGCACTGGTGCTCAATCAGGATTTCCATGGCCGCGGCGTGGCACGCACGATCATCATGCTGCCGTGGTCCGTTTCGCTCACGATGACGGCCGTCGTCTGGCGCTGGGCGTTCAACGACGATTACGGCATGGTCAACGTCACGCTCCATCGTCTAGGGCTGATTGCCGGCCCGATCCACTGGCTGGCGACGCCTGAGCTGGCGTTCCCGGTGGAAATCGCCGTCGGCGTTCTGGTGTCGATTCCGTTTACGGTGACCATTCTGCTTGGCGGACTTTCGTCGGTGCCGGGCGATATTTACGAAGCGGCGCGCATCGACGGCGCCAGCGCGTGGCAGCAGTTTCGCAAGCTGACGCTGCCGTTGATGCGGCCGTTCATCAACATGGCGATCCTGCTGAACGTGATCTACGTTTTCAATTCGTTTCCGATCATCTGGGTCATGACGCAGGGCGGACCGGATAACGGCACGCATATTCTCGTCACGTATCTGTATGAGCTTGGTTTCCGGCTGGGTCGGCCGGGCGAAGCGGCAGCCGTTTCGCTCATCATGCTGGTCATGCTGTTTGTGTTTTCGATGGTGTATCTGCGCATCCAGCCGAAGTCGTCGGGAGAAGCCGCATGA
- a CDS encoding carbohydrate ABC transporter permease, translating into MNLKMKRSLWCWLALSPLVVVILFPFAVMFFTALKPAEEIFVYPARWLPVQWRWENFVDMWTAANFGVALRNSTVISLLSTALALSVSLPAAYALARFPFRGRGVYRQFLLVTQMLSPILLVVGLFRLAAMIPYGDGNLVDSKIGVIVSYAAFNIAFAVWMLSSYFQTVPRDLEESAWLEGCSRTKAVFKVFLPLAVPAIVVTAIFTFINAWNEFAVVYTLIRSPENKTLTVQVTDMVAGKYVVQWHLVMAATLCATLPVSVVFAWLQRYLVKGLALGAVK; encoded by the coding sequence ATGAACCTCAAGATGAAACGCTCCTTGTGGTGCTGGCTCGCGCTGTCGCCGCTCGTTGTTGTGATCCTCTTTCCGTTTGCGGTGATGTTCTTCACTGCCTTGAAGCCTGCTGAGGAGATCTTTGTGTACCCGGCGCGTTGGCTGCCGGTACAGTGGCGCTGGGAGAACTTCGTCGACATGTGGACCGCGGCGAATTTTGGCGTCGCGCTGCGCAATAGCACGGTGATCAGTCTGCTTTCCACCGCGCTGGCGCTGTCGGTCAGCTTGCCGGCAGCTTATGCGCTTGCCCGCTTTCCGTTTCGCGGGCGTGGTGTGTACCGCCAGTTTTTGCTCGTGACGCAGATGCTGTCGCCGATCCTGCTGGTGGTCGGGCTGTTCCGGCTGGCGGCGATGATCCCCTATGGTGACGGCAATCTTGTCGACTCGAAGATCGGGGTCATTGTTTCCTATGCGGCGTTCAATATCGCTTTCGCCGTGTGGATGCTTTCCTCGTATTTCCAGACCGTACCGCGTGACCTCGAGGAGTCCGCGTGGCTCGAGGGGTGTAGCCGGACGAAGGCGGTTTTCAAGGTGTTCCTGCCGCTGGCTGTGCCTGCGATCGTCGTGACCGCGATCTTTACGTTCATCAATGCGTGGAATGAGTTTGCTGTTGTCTATACGCTTATCCGGTCGCCGGAAAACAAGACGCTAACCGTGCAGGTGACCGATATGGTTGCCGGCAAGTATGTGGTTCAGTGGCACCTGGTGATGGCCGCCACCTTGTGCGCTACGTTGCCGGTTTCCGTGGTCTTTGCCTGGCTGCAGCGCTATCTGGTTAAAGGGCTGGCGCTTGGCGCGGTCAAGTAA
- a CDS encoding HD domain-containing protein produces MTTTIAGIKIPDSIMARAATELVRDTEPDLLYNHSRRVFLFGALAGERKKLKYDPELLYIGAMFHDMGLVDAYSSPTNRFEVDGANAARDFLKQYGANEYDIEQVWMSIALHTTPGVPEHMKPVVALVTAGVEMDVLGLAYQEFSEEQRIQVVAAHPREQTFKNDIIDAFAHGTISKPETTFGNVKADVLELRDPTYKRLNFCQIILGSAWDDSNAGHAHHAGCGCSGAETA; encoded by the coding sequence ATGACTACCACCATCGCAGGCATCAAGATACCCGACAGCATCATGGCGCGGGCGGCCACTGAACTGGTGCGCGACACCGAGCCGGACCTGCTCTACAACCATTCCCGCCGTGTGTTTCTGTTCGGTGCGCTGGCGGGTGAACGCAAGAAGCTCAAGTACGACCCGGAGCTGTTGTATATCGGCGCAATGTTTCATGACATGGGCCTCGTCGATGCGTACAGTAGCCCGACGAACCGCTTCGAAGTCGATGGCGCGAACGCAGCGCGCGACTTCCTCAAACAGTACGGCGCGAACGAATACGACATCGAGCAGGTGTGGATGTCCATCGCGTTGCATACGACGCCAGGCGTGCCCGAACATATGAAGCCGGTTGTCGCGCTGGTGACCGCGGGTGTCGAGATGGACGTGCTCGGCCTCGCCTATCAAGAATTCAGCGAAGAACAACGGATCCAGGTTGTTGCCGCCCATCCGCGCGAGCAGACCTTCAAGAACGACATCATCGACGCGTTTGCACACGGCACGATCAGTAAGCCCGAAACCACGTTCGGCAACGTCAAGGCAGATGTCCTCGAACTTCGTGATCCGACCTACAAGCGCCTGAATTTCTGCCAGATCATTCTCGGTTCGGCATGGGACGACAGCAACGCCGGCCACGCTCATCACGCCGGCTGCGGATGTTCAGGCGCGGAAACGGCATAG
- a CDS encoding BON domain-containing protein produces MKANGIRALLTMACMGVALSSYAQSSDVTPGGEMSSGAATEKSPAQSDRALARAVRHALGRAQGFDVSGVFVRARGGAVTLSGTVRNSDQIAQAERVARAVQGVNSVSNKLTLFHGGNG; encoded by the coding sequence ATGAAAGCGAATGGAATAAGGGCTTTGTTGACGATGGCTTGTATGGGTGTCGCGCTTTCGTCATACGCCCAGTCGAGCGATGTCACGCCAGGCGGCGAGATGTCGTCGGGAGCGGCCACTGAGAAGAGCCCTGCGCAGTCCGATCGCGCACTTGCACGCGCAGTTCGTCACGCCTTGGGAAGGGCTCAGGGGTTTGACGTATCGGGTGTCTTTGTCCGCGCGCGCGGTGGCGCGGTGACGCTGAGCGGTACGGTTCGTAACAGTGATCAGATTGCTCAGGCGGAGCGGGTCGCCCGCGCGGTTCAAGGGGTGAACTCAGTTTCGAACAAGTTGACGCTGTTTCATGGTGGGAATGGGTAG
- a CDS encoding alkaline phosphatase family protein, whose product MPWRQIALFSLTAAALASTVAWSASEDQDWNRPDHGRQEARTATPIKHLVVIYGENVSFDHYFATYPHATNPPGEPAFNAMAGTPEVNGLSGALLTQNPNYTNPANGAGAANPFRLDRTQAATADQNHAYTAEEQAYDNGAADLFPKYTGRGTSGGAGAFGTTGQVMGYYDGNTVTAFWNYAQKFAMSDNAYTSTYGPSTPGALEVVSGQTNGMKVVLTTKQPSVAGSYYVNDGQGGFTMINDVDPAYDTCSSTTDSAQMTGKNIGDLLNSRDISWGGFMGGFNLATVNGNGTTGCKRSTLSTVVGAATSDYIPHHNWFQYYASTSNPKHLRPSSVWAIGHTNEPKGGTVDPANHQYDTDDFFDAVRAGNFPSVSFLKAPAFQDGHAGYSNPLDEQAFVTKVVNFLQEQRDWRDTAVIVAWDDSDGWYDHAFASPTSASFDPVADQLNAPGICGSGSAPDGLNGKPVNGRCGPGTRIPFVVISPWAKENHVDHTLIDQSSVVRFIEDNWLDGKRIGGGSFDAKAGSIMGMFDFNRRGGDRHDARLFLDPATGLPVDTPPHL is encoded by the coding sequence ATGCCTTGGCGTCAGATTGCCCTCTTTTCGCTCACGGCCGCCGCACTTGCGTCGACGGTTGCATGGAGCGCCAGCGAAGACCAGGACTGGAACCGGCCCGATCACGGGCGGCAGGAAGCCCGTACCGCAACACCCATCAAGCACCTGGTCGTGATCTACGGCGAAAACGTGTCGTTCGATCATTACTTCGCGACCTACCCGCATGCGACGAACCCGCCCGGAGAACCCGCTTTCAATGCGATGGCCGGTACGCCTGAGGTGAACGGCCTGTCGGGTGCATTGCTCACGCAGAACCCTAACTATACGAATCCGGCCAACGGCGCTGGCGCAGCCAACCCGTTCCGCCTCGATCGCACGCAGGCGGCCACGGCCGACCAGAACCATGCGTACACGGCCGAGGAGCAGGCGTACGACAACGGCGCGGCGGACCTCTTTCCGAAATACACGGGCCGCGGCACGAGCGGCGGCGCCGGCGCGTTCGGTACGACGGGCCAGGTGATGGGCTATTACGACGGCAACACGGTCACGGCGTTCTGGAATTACGCACAAAAATTCGCGATGAGCGATAACGCCTACACGTCGACCTATGGCCCGTCGACGCCAGGCGCGCTCGAAGTCGTCTCCGGACAGACCAACGGCATGAAGGTTGTCCTGACGACGAAGCAACCGTCGGTCGCTGGTTCGTACTACGTGAACGACGGCCAGGGTGGATTCACGATGATCAACGACGTCGATCCGGCCTACGATACCTGCTCGAGCACGACCGATTCCGCGCAGATGACGGGCAAGAATATCGGCGACCTGCTGAACTCGCGGGACATCTCGTGGGGCGGCTTTATGGGCGGCTTCAACCTTGCAACCGTGAACGGCAACGGAACGACGGGATGCAAGCGCAGCACGCTGTCGACGGTCGTCGGTGCCGCCACTTCCGACTACATTCCGCACCACAACTGGTTCCAGTATTACGCGTCGACGTCGAACCCGAAACATTTGCGCCCGAGTTCCGTGTGGGCCATCGGACACACCAACGAACCGAAAGGCGGAACTGTCGACCCTGCCAATCACCAGTACGATACCGACGATTTCTTCGATGCCGTACGCGCGGGCAATTTCCCGTCGGTGAGCTTCCTGAAGGCGCCGGCCTTTCAGGACGGCCACGCCGGCTACTCCAATCCGCTCGACGAGCAGGCGTTCGTCACGAAGGTTGTCAACTTCCTTCAAGAACAGCGGGATTGGCGCGACACCGCAGTCATCGTAGCCTGGGATGACTCGGACGGCTGGTACGACCACGCCTTTGCGAGCCCGACGAGCGCCTCGTTCGACCCGGTCGCCGACCAGTTGAACGCCCCCGGTATCTGCGGCTCGGGCTCAGCCCCCGATGGCTTGAACGGCAAACCTGTGAACGGCCGCTGCGGTCCGGGCACACGCATCCCGTTCGTCGTGATCTCGCCGTGGGCCAAGGAGAATCATGTCGACCATACGCTGATCGATCAGTCGTCCGTGGTGCGCTTCATCGAAGACAACTGGCTTGACGGCAAACGCATCGGCGGCGGTTCGTTCGACGCGAAGGCAGGCAGCATCATGGGCATGTTTGATTTCAACCGCCGCGGCGGTGACCGCCATGACGCCAGGCTTTTCCTCGACCCAGCCACTGGCTTGCCCGTCGATACACCTCCGCACCTCTGA
- a CDS encoding cytochrome c peroxidase encodes MATAVAVLPVGLCAWVLAHAQPVKPVQPPAPAHDDRIVDASGANPHPIHLQRPPTAPLSAMAQLGKQIFFDQTLSASGRLSCASCHSPQHSYGPPNARPVQLGGPAMTLEGDRAPPSLMYLYRQPNFSIGPDQADADTPADLTQAAAQASGTVHAQKTAGVAPAAPAMVPQGGLFWDGRADTLQSQAFGPLLDPAEMANGRIDDVAVKLERGTYRTLFTQLFGENVFENRRLLLSEAMFAVARYQIEDPSFHPYTSKYDYWLEGKARLTLAELRGLHLFNDAKKANCAGCHLSKPSSDGLPPLFTDDQYEALGPPRNQKLAANRNPHFYDMGICGPYRKDLSAQTQYCGMFLTPTLRNAATRSTFFHNGVYRTLEQVLVFYNLRDVNPAKIYPRDARGNVNKYDDLPRQYRANIDTSDAPFDRKRGDVPAMTKADIEDIIAFMKTLTDGYRPDGDTR; translated from the coding sequence ATGGCGACCGCAGTTGCCGTCCTTCCCGTTGGCCTTTGCGCGTGGGTACTCGCGCACGCGCAACCGGTTAAACCGGTTCAACCGCCGGCGCCTGCACACGACGACAGGATCGTCGACGCGAGCGGTGCGAATCCGCACCCCATTCACCTGCAGCGCCCACCGACGGCGCCATTGAGCGCGATGGCCCAGCTCGGCAAGCAGATCTTCTTCGATCAGACGCTGTCGGCTTCGGGCCGGCTGTCGTGTGCGTCGTGCCACAGCCCGCAGCACTCGTACGGTCCGCCGAATGCACGCCCCGTTCAGCTCGGCGGCCCAGCGATGACGCTCGAAGGCGACCGGGCGCCGCCATCGCTGATGTACCTGTACCGTCAACCGAATTTCAGCATCGGCCCCGATCAGGCAGATGCGGATACACCGGCCGATCTCACCCAGGCTGCAGCACAGGCCAGTGGTACCGTGCACGCGCAGAAAACCGCGGGCGTGGCGCCCGCCGCCCCGGCGATGGTGCCGCAAGGCGGCCTCTTCTGGGACGGTCGCGCCGATACACTGCAATCACAGGCCTTTGGCCCGTTGCTGGATCCTGCCGAGATGGCGAACGGGCGCATCGACGACGTCGCCGTCAAACTCGAGCGGGGCACCTACCGAACGCTCTTCACCCAGCTGTTCGGAGAGAACGTCTTCGAGAATCGGCGGCTTCTGCTATCCGAGGCGATGTTCGCTGTGGCGCGCTATCAGATCGAGGATCCGTCGTTTCACCCCTACACGAGCAAATACGATTACTGGCTCGAAGGGAAAGCGCGCCTCACCCTGGCTGAATTGCGCGGTCTGCATCTGTTCAACGATGCCAAAAAAGCCAACTGTGCCGGTTGCCATCTTTCGAAGCCCAGCAGCGACGGCCTGCCACCGCTGTTCACCGACGACCAGTACGAAGCGCTCGGGCCGCCGCGCAACCAGAAGCTGGCCGCGAACCGGAATCCGCACTTCTACGACATGGGCATTTGCGGCCCTTACCGCAAGGATCTTTCGGCGCAGACTCAATACTGCGGAATGTTCCTCACGCCGACGCTACGCAACGCCGCCACGCGCAGCACGTTCTTTCATAACGGCGTCTACCGGACGCTCGAGCAGGTGCTCGTGTTCTACAACCTGCGCGACGTCAACCCGGCAAAAATCTATCCGCGCGATGCCCGCGGTAACGTCAACAAATATGACGATTTACCCCGTCAATACCGTGCAAACATCGACACGAGCGACGCCCCGTTCGATCGAAAGCGCGGCGACGTGCCCGCCATGACCAAGGCAGACATCGAGGACATCATCGCATTCATGAAGACGTTAACGGATGGCTACCGCCCGGATGGCGACACTCGGTAG